TTCAAGGTTTCTCTTACATATAGGTCTAAGTCTGTTCGCCTAAAAACTTGTTCGTTTTCTTTATATTCTACTTTGAATATTTTCTCAATCACAAAAGTAGAAAACCACGTAATACCAGCAATAAAAGGATAGAGAAGATAATACACTAACCAAATTAAGGGCGAAAAGAAACGTAAAAGTCCTTCGGGAAATGTCTTGAAAAGGACTTTGGGCAAAAACTCTGCAATAAAAAGTAAAAATAAAGTTTCAATAATGGCTTGCAAAAAAGTGATAAAAACTCTGTTTTCTGCTAAGTGTGGGGGAAGAATTTGTATCAGCCAAGGGTCAAGTACTTCGGTCATGGCTAAGCCATACATCACAATACCAATGTTTACCGCTAAAAGCGTAGTGCTGATAAATTTTACAGGTGATTTGATAAATCCTTTAAGAAGGTTCATAAAAAAACCTCCCTGACGAATTTTCAATTCCATTTTTAGCCTGTTGACAGTCAAAAACGCAATTTCTAATCCTGAAAATAGTCCCACACATATAATTGAAATAAATATCAGGGCGTACATGTTCATAAATACTACCAATATAATTATTTTTGAAGCTAAACCTTATTTTGCCATAGAAAGTATATGTTCAAATTCTGCTTGGGTTACAGGCATAACGGATAAACGAGCTTGTTTGAGTAAAAGCAGGTTAGAGAGCTTGGGTTCTTGCTTGATTTGTGCCAAAGTTACAGGTTTATTCAAAGTAAATTCAGGTTCAATATCTACACAAACCCATTTTCCTTCTGCATCCGTAGGGTCAGGGTAGTGTTCTTTGACAACCTTAGCTACACCTACGATACAAAGCCCTTCATTAGAGTGGTAAAATAGAACTTTGTCGCCTACTTTCATACTTTTGAGATAGTTACGAGCTTGAAAATTTCGTACCCCATCCCAAAAAGTGCGCCCGTCCGCTAAAAGCTGCGCCCAGCTATATTTGTAAGGTTCAGATTTAACTAACCAATAGTTCATAACCCAATCAAAAATACAACATGTTTTAAAATTCTGCATTAAAAAAAAACGGCGGTAACAAAAATTACCACCGCTAACCATCAAGGATTTCAGTACAACTTGATTAGTTTTGAGCTTTGAAAGCTTCAAAGAAGGGGTTTTTGAAGTTTTTCAAGTTCTCAATGAATTGAGTATTTTGCTTTATCAAGTATTGGTTGTAAGACTGAACAGTGTCTACCAAAACTTGGTTGAATTGAGCCATTTCATTCATAACTTGCTCGTAGGTGGGATAGTTGGAAGGTTCTGTAATTTCTGCGAAAGTAGGGATTTGTCCTTCAATTTTGTAAGCAGTGAAAAATTCTTTGAAGTCAAATACACTTCTTTCACCTTTTACTAACTCATTGAACTGCTTGTTAGCATTGCTTAGATACTCGGTAGCTACTGCAATAGGCGTAGCGAATTTTGCTGCTGTTTTCATACGTTTGTTAGTATTTAGTTGCCCTGCTGTTGGCACATTATATGCCAAAAATTTTTAAAGATTTTCATACTATACGAAAAAACAATTTGAGCTATTAAGTAACTTACTGATTGAAAGCACTTTACAAAAACAAATCTGAACTTTTTTAGTCAAATAAAAACACCAATCTCTTAAAATAATGCTTTTTTTACATTTTATTAACAGACATAATGGCATGCTCATAAGAAAATTTGTCAAGAGTGTTACATTATGTCATAAAAGATATTATCTTTGTAAATAGAATTTGTACATTAGTATGATAGCTAAAAATCATGTAGTAGGCTTGACCTACACGCTTACCTGCCCTGAAGAGGGTAACCAAATTATAGATGAAGCTACAGAAGATGAACCGATGTACTTTATCTATGGCATAGGCGCATTATTAGAAAAGTTTGAGTCTAATATAGCTAACCTTAACGTAGGAGACACCTTTGATTTCATTTTAACTCCTGAAGAGGCTTACGGCAATTATTCAGCAGAAAAAGTAATAGACTTACCTAAAAGCATGTTTATGTTTGATGGCATGGCATTAGAGCTAGAAATAGGTACAGTATTACCCATGATAGACATGCAAGGAAACGAACAATACGGTGAGATTATAGATATTACAGATGAAACAGTTAAAATAGACTTTAATGACCCTCTTGCAGGACTTACTTTGCATTTCAAAGGTAAAATTATTGAAATTAGACCAGCTACCCCAGAAGAGTTAGAACATGGGCATGTACATGGTCCTGACGGTTGTGAAGATTGAAAAAGGTCCTATAAAGCTATACTGCTTTTAACTTTGGATCCAAAGCATCCCTTAATCCTTCACCTACTAAGTTAAAAGAAATTACGGTAATAAAGATAGCTAACCCTGGAAATACCGCTAACCACCAAGCACTAGGCGCAGATTGCGCTACTGCTAATAAAGATCCCCAAGTAACTACATCGGAAGGTACGCCTATCCCCAAAAAACTTAGTGCTGATTCCATAAGTATAGCCCCTGCTATTTGAAAAGCCGCAGTTACCAAGACAGGGGCTATGGCATTAGGTAAGGCATGATGCAAAATGATGCGCCACTCTTCAAACCCCATAGCTTGTGCAGCTTGAACATACTCTAAATTTCTAACTTTCAAAAACTCAGCACGGGTCAATCTTGCAATACCTACCCAAGAAGTTAGCCCAATAATTACCATTACTATCATTACATTCGGCTTTAATATCGCACAAATAGTGATAATTAAAAGCAAAATCGGAATAGATGAGATAATCTCAATAATTCTTGAAATGATAATATCTACCCACACATTTATCTTTTGCCTAAAATATACATGTATTTTACCTATTATCAATGAGATACCATAAAATAAAAAACCAATCCCTACACAAACCAAAACACTAATCAGCAAATGAAATAAAAACAAAAGCATACCCTTTGAAGCAGCTTCAGACAAAGTATTGCTCCTTGCATAGTACCCGTAGAAGTACATAAAAAATAAGTTCAACGGCAGCAATAAAATATACGCTCGGGAAATTTTTAGATGATTATCCCCGTAGTACCCTGCTAAAGCCCCTAAGGTAATTCCAATTATCATAGAGATACCCACAGCAACCAAGCCCACTTTCAAGGATATTCTTGAGCCATGGATTATTCCGCTTAGTACATCCCTACCTAATTCATCTGTACCTAACCAGTGCCGCATCCACTTTTTATCTATATCTTGCTTAGCCAATGGGCTAACTGATTGTGCATTCCTAAAATCTTGCTCTTCAGGCGAATAAGGTATGGGCGTCCATAAAGCTTTTTCTAAAGATAAGCGCTTCCAGTCTGCATTGACTAACTCACTATCCCAATGATATAAACCTAAACTAGCTGCATAATCCAAAAAAATAGGGTAATATCCTTTACCTTTGTATCTTGCATAAAAAGGCTTGTCATAAGCAATAAAATCTGCTAACAAAGCCATGCATACTAAACCTAATAAAACCCATAGTGCATAATAAGAGAGCTTGTTATTTTTAAAGTTTTTCCAAACCATTTGCCAAAAACTTGGACTTTTACTAGCCCCCCGATTTAAATCAGCCATGTTGCCAAAATTACAAACTGACCGCATTTTTCCCAAAAACTTTCAAGCTAAGCCCCTTTTTGACCCAACTAAAATTAAAACTTTCAAAGTAAAAAAAATAATTATTTTTGCACTCATAAATATAAAAATGTTACGCTACTGGTTAATTTTGTTTTTACTTTTAGGATACAAACTATCTGATGCACAGAGTATGAAAACTTACTCTGTAACACAAGATAGCATTATAGAAACCTACAAGCTCAAAGGGGATGCCCTGCGAGCGTGGGATAGTTTAGAAATGGAATGGAAAAAGAAACTACCTGACATTCTCAAAAAACATAAAATAACCATATCTTGTGCAGAATGTACAAGCATCATTGCTAATGTGGTTTTATACGCGGACAGTACAGGCAAATGCCATATTGTTCAGAAAAGAAAGCTATCTGTATGCGGAGGTACTATGGAAGCCAAACTAGAACACGATTATTTTAAGTTTTGGCGACAAGCTATATTTCCAACTGTGCTTCGCAATAGATATATTTTAGCCCGATTGAGCGTTATACTCAAATGTTAGTGCAATTTTGCAACCCAAATGGAAGATTATTTTTCTAATTTTTTGCACCTGTACATTATTCGCCATGCAGAAACAGACCTAAACCGATTCGGAATTATTCAAGGTGGGGGAATTGATGTAGATATCAATGAGCATGGCAAATGGCAAGCAGAGCAGTTTTGGCAACATTACAAGCATATATCTTTTGATGCAGTTTATTGCTCCACACTCAAAAGGACACACCAAACCGTAGAAAAATTTATTCAAAAATCTCCTTGGGTTGAGTATTTAAGTGAGTTAAATGAAATTTCTTGGGGATATTTAGAGGGCAAAAAGCCTACTCAAAAAGATATTTCTATCTATCACAACTTAATAGCTCAATGGCAAAGCGGAAATCTCGATGCTAAAATAGAGGGAGGTGAAAGTGCTATATCGGTTCAAAATAGACTAAAAAAAGCCTTGAAAAAAATTCATTACAATCATGCAAAAGGTAACATTTTAATTTGTACGCATGGGCGAGCACTGCGAATACTACTTTGCACTTTATTTAACTACAATATTGCAAACATGGACTTACTTTTCACTCATCAAAATACTTGTCTTAATCATGTTATTTTTACAGGTAGTGCTTACATTGCAGTGCGAATCAACGACGTAAGTCATCTCAAAGGTTGTGAATTTTAGTTTTTATTTTTTTGGGCGTGCCCTTGCCCACACTTCGCTTGCGCTTGTGTGGGCAAGGTCGGCGTGCTACGGGCTACGCTAACGCTTCGGTGCTGCGCTTCGCTNNNNNNNNNNNNNNNNNNNNNNNNNNNNNNNNNNNNNNNNNNNNNNNNNNNNNNNNNNNNNNNNNNNNNNNNNNNNNNNNNNNNNNNNNNNNNNNNNNNNNNNNNNNNNNNNNNNNNNNNNNNNNNNNNNNNNNNNNNNNNNNNNNNNNNNNNNNNNNNNNNNNNNNNNNNNNNNNNNNNNNNNNNNNNNGTTAGCGAAGCACCGAAGCGAAGCGTAGTGCGGAATGCCCCGACCCTTGCGTCAGCAAGGGGCACGCCCAAAAAAAATTAAACATTTTTCAAACTCAATATTTAGCACCTTATCAAGTGCAATTACCGAACAAAGCCTGCTCTACGCGCGCACAAAGCAAGTGCGCTATAAGTTCATGTGCTTCCTGAATCCGAGCTACATCTGTCGAATCAACGCAAAAACAATAATGGCACAACTCTTTGAGCTTACCTCCTGTCTTTCCTGTAAAGCCAATAACAATACATTCCTTTTCAATAGCTGTTTCAATCGCTAAAAGTACATTTTTAGAATTACCCGAAGTGGATATACCTATCACTACATCACCTTTTTGCGCTAATGCAGACAAAGGTTTTTGAAAAATGTATTCAAATCCAAAATCATTGCCAATGGCTGTAACTTCGGAAGAGTTAGTAGTAAGTGCTATGGCAGGTAAAGCAGGTCTTTTACGATTGTAGAACGAACCTGAAAATTCAGCAGCCCAGTGTTGTGCATCAGCCGCAGAACCACCATTACCAAAAATAAGGAGTTTTTGGTTCGCCTTAAAAGCTTGTATAAGCACTTGTGCAACTTGCTCTATATATTCGCTTTGTGCTAAAAGAGTTTTTTTAATCCGTATGGCTTCTTCAATTTGTTGATAAACGTACATGACAGTACAAAGTTACTATTTTGTTGATAATTCTGCTTTTGAGTTTGGGATTTATACAAATACACTGTATTTTTGCTTGATATGATTCAAAGAATTCAAACTGTGTGGCTACTTTTAGCTATCGCGCTGAACCCATTGACCATATTCACAGAACTGTGGATTTTTGAGTTTAACACGGTTAATAGCCAATCTACAGTTGTATTTCATGGACAGTATATCAAAAATTTGAATAGTACGCTCTCTATTTTTGTACCTGCTCATCCCATTCGTTGGATTTTTATTTTAAGTATCTTGTTCTGTATCAGTGCTTTGGTTACTATTTTTTTATACAAAAAAAGACAAATTCAGAAAAGAGTAGCTTGGCTATCCGCAGGAATTGCTTTTTTACAAACCTCATACATATTTTGGAGAGTATATTATACTCAAAATCAAATTTCCCAATTTGCAGGGGTAAATGCACTGCAAAGTAGCAATGTACAAATAGGCGTTATTTTTCCAATATTGAGCATAGCTTTTTGTCTATTAGCTGCGTATTACATAGAGAAAGATGACCGTTTAGTGCGAGATATGAATTCTTTCCGTTTAAGAGGTTAAAATTTTGTACTTTTGCAATTATGGAGATTAAGACTATTGCTATCATTGGTTCAGGTACAATGGGAACAGGTATAGCCCAAGTTTCAGCCACACATGGTTACCGTACTATTCTTTTTGACATAAATGATACTGCACTTAAAAAAGCAAAGCTCAATATAGAAATTGCATTAGAAAACTTAGCGCAAAAGCAAAAAATAACCGTAGAGCAAAAAAATGAAGCTTTATCTCGCATACATTATACTTCCGAATTTTCAGAGATTGAAGCAGACTTAGTTATTGAAGCGATTGTGGAGAATTTATCGGCTAAGCAAGAGCTATTTTCTGCCTTGGAAGAGCGTTTGCCGTCCACTACTATTTTTTGTAGTAATACTTCTTCTATTCCAATCACTCAAATTGCTTCGGCTTGCAAGCACCCTGAGCGCGTAATAGGCATGCACTTTTTTAATCCTGCCCCTGTAATGAAATTAGTTGAAGTCATCGCAGGAGAGGCTTCAGACAAAAAACTAGTAGAAGTAGTCAAAAAAGTAGCAGAAAGCATGCAAAAAACCCCTATTTTAGTCAAAGACTATCCAGGTTTTATTGTCAATAGAGTAGCTCGGCACTTTTATGGGGAGAGCTTAAAAATTTTGTCTGAACAAGTGGCTGAAATGGAACAAATTGATGAACTTTTAGAAGCCACGGGGTTCAAAATGGGGGCTTTTAAGCTCATGGATTTAATCGGAGTAGATGTTAATTTTGCGGTAACAGTTTCTTTGTTTAATGCTTTTTATCAAGATGCACGGTTTAGACCTAGCCTTATTCAACAGAAAAAAGTAGAAGCTAAATTTTGGGGTAGAAAAACAGGTAAAGGTTTCTACGTATATCCTGAACAACAATAACATAAGGTATGTGTCGTTGTTTTTTGTATTCACTGCTCTTTATTGGCATAGCACTTACAAGCTGCATTAACAAAAAAGCAGAACCTAAAAATACGATTACTAACAAAAAGCAAGTTGAAACGGAAAACGAAAAAGAAAAGCAGCTCAAGGCAATAGAGCAAGGAATTAAAAACA
Above is a window of Bacteroidia bacterium DNA encoding:
- a CDS encoding EVE domain-containing protein, with protein sequence MNYWLVKSEPYKYSWAQLLADGRTFWDGVRNFQARNYLKSMKVGDKVLFYHSNEGLCIVGVAKVVKEHYPDPTDAEGKWVCVDIEPEFTLNKPVTLAQIKQEPKLSNLLLLKQARLSVMPVTQAEFEHILSMAK
- a CDS encoding FKBP-type peptidyl-prolyl cis-trans isomerase; the encoded protein is MIAKNHVVGLTYTLTCPEEGNQIIDEATEDEPMYFIYGIGALLEKFESNIANLNVGDTFDFILTPEEAYGNYSAEKVIDLPKSMFMFDGMALELEIGTVLPMIDMQGNEQYGEIIDITDETVKIDFNDPLAGLTLHFKGKIIEIRPATPEELEHGHVHGPDGCED
- a CDS encoding ABC transporter permease, coding for MADLNRGASKSPSFWQMVWKNFKNNKLSYYALWVLLGLVCMALLADFIAYDKPFYARYKGKGYYPIFLDYAASLGLYHWDSELVNADWKRLSLEKALWTPIPYSPEEQDFRNAQSVSPLAKQDIDKKWMRHWLGTDELGRDVLSGIIHGSRISLKVGLVAVGISMIIGITLGALAGYYGDNHLKISRAYILLLPLNLFFMYFYGYYARSNTLSEAASKGMLLFLFHLLISVLVCVGIGFLFYGISLIIGKIHVYFRQKINVWVDIIISRIIEIISSIPILLLIITICAILKPNVMIVMVIIGLTSWVGIARLTRAEFLKVRNLEYVQAAQAMGFEEWRIILHHALPNAIAPVLVTAAFQIAGAILMESALSFLGIGVPSDVVTWGSLLAVAQSAPSAWWLAVFPGLAIFITVISFNLVGEGLRDALDPKLKAV
- a CDS encoding histidine phosphatase family protein, yielding MEDYFSNFLHLYIIRHAETDLNRFGIIQGGGIDVDINEHGKWQAEQFWQHYKHISFDAVYCSTLKRTHQTVEKFIQKSPWVEYLSELNEISWGYLEGKKPTQKDISIYHNLIAQWQSGNLDAKIEGGESAISVQNRLKKALKKIHYNHAKGNILICTHGRALRILLCTLFNYNIANMDLLFTHQNTCLNHVIFTGSAYIAVRINDVSHLKGCEF
- a CDS encoding D-sedoheptulose 7-phosphate isomerase, with amino-acid sequence MYVYQQIEEAIRIKKTLLAQSEYIEQVAQVLIQAFKANQKLLIFGNGGSAADAQHWAAEFSGSFYNRKRPALPAIALTTNSSEVTAIGNDFGFEYIFQKPLSALAQKGDVVIGISTSGNSKNVLLAIETAIEKECIVIGFTGKTGGKLKELCHYCFCVDSTDVARIQEAHELIAHLLCARVEQALFGNCT
- a CDS encoding DUF4293 domain-containing protein, which gives rise to MIQRIQTVWLLLAIALNPLTIFTELWIFEFNTVNSQSTVVFHGQYIKNLNSTLSIFVPAHPIRWIFILSILFCISALVTIFLYKKRQIQKRVAWLSAGIAFLQTSYIFWRVYYTQNQISQFAGVNALQSSNVQIGVIFPILSIAFCLLAAYYIEKDDRLVRDMNSFRLRG
- a CDS encoding 3-hydroxyacyl-CoA dehydrogenase NAD-binding domain-containing protein: MEIKTIAIIGSGTMGTGIAQVSATHGYRTILFDINDTALKKAKLNIEIALENLAQKQKITVEQKNEALSRIHYTSEFSEIEADLVIEAIVENLSAKQELFSALEERLPSTTIFCSNTSSIPITQIASACKHPERVIGMHFFNPAPVMKLVEVIAGEASDKKLVEVVKKVAESMQKTPILVKDYPGFIVNRVARHFYGESLKILSEQVAEMEQIDELLEATGFKMGAFKLMDLIGVDVNFAVTVSLFNAFYQDARFRPSLIQQKKVEAKFWGRKTGKGFYVYPEQQ